The Aeoliella mucimassa genome includes the window ACGCTCGGCCCTCACACCGCGCCGATCGTGTCGCCGACCACCACGGTGGTTACGTCGCCGCTAGCCGAGGATGGGCTGCCCGACTATTCGCAGTATCTCCTGCTACAAAGTGCGGAGGGAGTCACACCAGAGAACAACGCTGCGATTCCGCTGTTGCAGGCGACCTGGTGGGCCGATTTCGATTCCGCTCAGCAAACTCTGGTTTGTCAGCAACTCGGCATCGAACCGCCGTCGCATCGGGGGCTTGAACAGCCGATGCTCCGAGCTCGGCTGATCGAGCAAATCGCCAGCTGGCGGCTTAAACATCTGTCTGAAAAGCCAGAATACGAGGGCTCGGACGCCCTCCACTTTGAGACCGACTTAGAGCACTGGTGCCGCGACCATTTAGTGCCCGCGATGTTCTCAACTCCCTGGACCAAAGAAGACGCCGAGCCACTCGCTCGCTGGCTCGAAGACTATCAGTCGTGCTTTACGTTGCTCGAACAAGCGGCCGCCCGCGATCAGTACTTCATGCCGTGCCCTGACCTGTTGGGGAATCAGCCAGTACGCTTGCTGGAAGTCACCACTCCTGATTTGAAGATATACCGCGTCGCTCGACAATGTTTGTCGCTCCGGGCGCAGCTTCGCATTGGCTCCGGCGATCTCGAAGGAGCCTGGCGCGACAGCCAAACCCTCTATCGACTGGCGGCCTTGGACCTGACGCCGTCGATCATGCACTGGCTGGTTGCGATCAGCAGCGAATCGATGGCGAACGACATCGTGCGGCGAATCCTCGATGCTCCCGCCCTGTCGCCAGCTTTGGCAGCCGAAATCGCCGAGTTTTATGCTTCGCGATCAACCAACTCGAAACTACGGGCAGCAACCGACGGATTCTCGCGTCTGGAACTGGTGACCGAGGTTATGAGCCATGCTCGCTCGCGAGATTCTGAGCAGGTTGATCCTCAGGGATCCGATGACGATTTCAAGGCATTGGTGGAAAACGCGAACATGAGCCATCTGGCAATCGATTGGAACATCGTGCTGCAGACCGCGAATGCCGAAATCGACGAACTGGTAGCGTTGTTCGATCAGAAAGAGCCAGGAGAGTTGCCTGCTGCGGTAGACGCGTGGCTCGGCAACATCGCCTCAGAAACGCGAGACATGGTGCTTCCACCGAAGTCGATCTCGATCCAATTCGACAAGCAAAGCCGCAGCGAGCATCTGGGCTACTTGCTGTGCGAGATGTATTTCTCTGGTTATTCGTCGCTGGTCTCTTCCGACCTACGCAACACGTGCGAGCGAACCCTGGTCGAGACTGCCGTGGCGGTCAAACGCTACGAATTGAGCAAGGGAACCTTGCCGCCCGACCTCGATGCCTTGGTGCCGGGTTACTTGCCGAGTGCTCCGGTCGATCCGTTCGGCCAAGCGATGGTTTATCGGGTAACGGACGATGGCTTCCTGCTGTATTCCAAAGGAGAAGATCGAGTCGATCAGCAGGGATCGAACTCGGTGTACAAGCTATATCAAGGCAGGCCAATGCCTGAGACCGATTGGGACCCTCAAGCGGACCTCGCGCAACTTGGGCCGCCAGCGGTCGATATGGCCGAGAAGTTTGGCGTCCTCAAAACGCCCGGCCAGTTACAGAGCCACTGCGATGACCTTCCGCTGCGGTTTCCCATTTATCCACGTGAGTTGCCGGAGTTCACTCCGCCCGACTAACAACGCAGTAGAGCTATTCGCTGGAGTCCGCAGCCGGTGAGTCCTCGCCGCGCAAGGTTTTGAGTAGCGACTGCACTTCGTAGTTCTCTTTCCACGGATAATACGAGCCGATCGGTTTGACCGCGTCGAACTCTTCGGGTTTCTGGTGGGCGATCGCTTGCGGGTCGGCGGCGAAATCCACATACACTCGCTCGGCAATCTGGTCGCGATCCTCCGGCCAGCGATAGCCGCTACCAATGACCTTAGGCGGCGGCACCGCGGCCAGGTCGTCCCAACTTTGCGGCCACTGCCCGTCGTGCTGCTTGACGTAACTGTGAATCAGGTCGACCGTGAGCATGGTCGCGTTCAACGTTTTCGTGGCGTCGCGGGCGGTGGTTACGCCTTGGTAGATGGCCACCCCGCCGATCAGCAGCACGGCCACGATCACTCCGTAGCCAGCGCGGATAAACCACTTTAGTTGCGAGCTAGGAGAAACTTCGGAATCGCGAGTCATCGTGGTTCACCGGGGGTCGAAGGAAGTTCCTGCATTTTAGTCGGACACAATAGCCAGCTATAGGGTTGCTGACGGAGGTCGGTGAGAAGTCGCATACAGGCCAAAACGCCTAAGAGCCGGGTTTCAGCGATATTTCGCCGCTAGCACTGCAAAAGATAGGTAAGCTGCAAAGGATAATATCGTCCTGCCAGAAGTTCCGCAGGTCGCCCAGGTGCAAGGTCGATACTCACCTCAGGCGACACTAGCCAGCAGCCTTGCGCGCTGGCGATCGTCGCTGCCTATACCCCGCACACTTCATGCTCCAACCCCTTGGGGGACGAGGAAATCATGCACGGCACGACCCTTCGCCTATCTGCAAATCTACTGGCCACCTGCCTGATGGTCAGCACTGCCCAAGCGTTCTGGGGTACTCAAAGCACCGAGTGCTGTGGTCCCTGTCAGCCGCAGTCGCCTGCGTCCGATGTGTGTGCCTACCTGAAAGCGGGTTACGATACCAACTCGATGTGGCCCTACCCGTATGTCTGCCCCGACCGCGTTCGGGCGCACGCCCCGTTCGAGGTGATGGTTCAAAACGGCTGGCGTCGTCAGAACCTGTTGGGTGCTCATTACTTCGATCGTGAAACCGGCAAACTGACCCGCGCTGGCGAGTTGAAGATCGAATGGATCTTGACCCAAACACCCCCGAGCCGCCGCCAGGTGTTCGTGGAGCGCTCGATGGATACCAGCGTCACCCAAGAACGTATGACTCAGGTCGAAACGTTTGCGAACAACATTCAAACCAACGGCGAGCAAATCGCGGTGATAGATACCCACATCCGCAGTGCCAGCCGGCCGGCCAGCATGGTCGATGCCGAACGTAATTCGTTTATCGAAAGCCGCCCACCAGCGGTACTGCCGGCCGGCACCACCAGCACCACGACTGCAAACTAAGACACACACGCGATCGGCCAGGATGGCCATCGCGCTTGCTACCATACGCGACTGCGAACGCACAGATTCCAGGGAGGCAATGCCGTGCGGAAGGTAATACTGACATCCAGCTTGTTGGCGGCGATCACTTGCCCTGCTTGGGGTGGCATGCCCGTGCTGCATAGCTCCAGCACCGAGCAACCTGCAACAGCGGTGCAGCCGAAAGAGAAGACCCATTGGTGGTCGCGAATGTGGAAATCGGAGCCGGAGAAATCCGAGCCGACCTTCTTCTATCGCCCGCCGGTCGAAGAGCCTTCGACCACCGAACGCATCACCACAGCGATGACCGACAATGCGGCGGTGCGTGCGGCCAAGAGCTGGGTAACGCCCAATAAGGACGAAGCCCCTCAGCAGGTCGATCCGCTCTCGCTTGCCAAGCCCACCGGCAAGCCTACTCCGGAACTGATGCGGATGATGGCGCAGACTCGTGAAGGCCAGCAGGACATTGCCGGGGCTCGCGAGATGTACATGAAGGCTCTCGCTGCAAATCCTCGGAGCGTGAAAACCTTGCGAGCATTGGGGCACTTCGAGGATCGTCAGAACAAGCTGCTCGACGCCGAACGGTACTACACTCAAGCCGTGCAGATTGAGCCGGAGAATCCTGCGTTGCTCAACGACCTGGCGCTGTGCCTGGCTCGACAGGAGAAGATGCTGCCATCGGTTCAGGTGCTCGAGCGAGCGATTGCCCTGGCGCCGACCAAGCCGCTGTATCGCAACAATCTGGCTACAGTGTTGATGGAGCTTGGCGACCAGCAACATGCCATGCAGCACCTGATGGCGGTGCACTCGCAGCCAGCAGCTTACTACAACATGGCTCACCTGCTCGAAAAGCGTGGCCAGCAAGAAGCCGCCCTGGCCCACTATGCCGAAGCACTGCGTCTCGATCCCTCGATGCAGCCCGCCGAGTTGGCCGTAGCCCGGTTGTCGAACATGGCCGACCAGCAGGTCGCCCAAGTGTCGCCCGAAACTACCCAGCAAGTCGCCCAGACCGCAATGGCCCCGGCCGACTCAGAGCAGCAACAAATCGAGATGCCGCAAATCGAGTGGCCCTCGGAGCCAATCCAGCTGCCGACTGGCACTTCGAATGCCAACGAGCCCTCGTTCGGCCCCCAATTGTTCCCCGCCGGGCAATAGTCGCAAAGTTGCGGGCGAAACGCCCGATTGCTTGCGAAAACGTCCAAACCGGTCAACCTTGGTGCGATTCCATTACGCACCTGGCTGCTAGCGGATGCCCCGCTGCCCCGGGCCCATTGCTTGACAGCCAGCCCCACCCGTGCGAGTGTAGAAGCTCGGTGTCGTGTTTGTTCGCGAATGCGACAGGCGGCTTCTACATTTCGATACGCGAAAGGGACAGGCATGTTGGCAAGGGCGTGGAAATTCAAGTGGCTCGGAATTTGGTCGTGCACGTTATGCCTGCCGAGCTTGGTGCAAGCCGATAACTCTCCTGCACAAAGCAGTCCCTCGAACAGTGCCTGGTCGCAGAATGTTGCCACCGCGCTGGAGCGACTCGAAGGCGAGCGCATCGCGTTGGCCGATTCCGACAACGCCCGCGACCTGTCGATCGTCGAAGGGGTTCGTCGGAACCTGAACGCAACACTCGAGTTGTATTCGGCCGATGGAGAGACACTTCCCTCTCCTCCGCATGGCGAAGTCGCCCACCCGCTGAACTCCGAAGTCATCAAGCCCAACGAGACTTCGGTGGTCGTTTTGGTGAAAGCCGAGGACGAAGAACCATCGCGAGATGCTCTGCAACGAGAGCGTCGCGCGGCAAGGTCGGAAGAGGCAGCCCGCGAGGGGGCTCGTGAACAAAGCGAGCAACGCATGCAACGTGCACTGCTTGAACTTCGTGAACAAGCCGAAGCCCAGCGCAAAGCATCCGACACCTTCCGCGAAACCGATCGCGACCGCTCGCCCGAGCGTCGTGAGCTAGGAGCTCGGCGGGAGATCGAAGCCCGCATGGCCCGCGAGCGAGAACAGCAACGTGACCATGACATCTTGCCGCAACCAGAGCGTCGCGATTCGCCGGCCGTGGCCGCTCCTCACCCGCGGATCGTTCGCGCCCTGAGTGAGCAACAGCAACAGCTGATGAAACTGACCGAGCGACTGGAACAGCTAGAGCAAAAGGTAGCTCGTCTCGAAAAGAACTCGGATCGCAAGCCCAGTGGGCAGTCGGTCCTGCAGCCCTGGGGTAGCTCCGACTCCCGAGCCAACTCGCCGGAGCAAATGAAAGCGATGACCGACGCTCTGCGGCAACGGGCCGAGCAACGCGAACAAGCGCTGCAGCAAACACGCATGCAAGCGGAGCTGGTAAAAGTGCAGGAACAGATCGAGCGACTTGTGCTTGAACAGCACGAGATGCAGCAGGGCTTGGCCGACGCCGAACGTCGCAAAGCGGAAGTCATCAAGGACATCGAGCAACAGCTAAATAGCCGCCGACAAGCCCTGGAAGAGCTGGAACAGCATGACAGGGAGCTGCGTGCCCATCGCGACGAATTGCGGAAAGAACTCGAGAAACGGTTTCGGGAGCGCATGGAGCAGAATAATGGCCGCACACGTGAGTCGAACGATCGGCTACGCAACGAACCAAGCCCGCGTCGTGAGGTTCGCCGTCCAGCAGTTCCAGCCGATGCTATCTAACTTAGGTTAGGGATTCGCGAGCTGACGGATCCCCATCAACAGCACTTAAGCACTTGCTGGCTACTATCGTAGAAACTCGGGATGGCGGGCCATGTTCGAGTTGTTCTCGTCGTCGCTGGCTTCCCAGCTAGCGGCCGGAACACTCGGCCAGGTGTCGTCTAATACCGGGGCGACACCCAATGGCTGTACGGTCGAATCTTCCTTCAGCGTCTGCGGACGGAAGCGATGAATCGCTTCGTCGGGTGTTGACGTTGCCGGAGTCAATTGCGCCCGTTCGGCGTTGGTCTTCGGCTCCACCCGCGGGGTATCGGCCACGCCGATCAGCACTCGCAGTGCCCCCAGCCCTGCTAGCAACACGACACCGGTAACCAACCAGAGTGCGCGGCCGTTGTCGTGCACGCGTAGCTGCGGCACCTCGTGCGTAGAGCTATCATCGATAGCATTCGTGCTGGTCGCTAGTTCGGTCAAGGCGATAGGTTGGCGTAGCGGTAGTAGGTGTTGAAGCGATTGGGAATGTCGATACCCAGTTTATCGGTCAATCTTCACCTGTAGGGTCAGTTTGAGGTCGCTCTGCAACACGTAATTTTGCACTTCGTGACCTGGGGTTTACCGATTGCTCGGCCACGCTTGCTTCCAGCGGCTTTTTGGTCAACACGTCGAGGAGTTCATGACCGCGAAACGCACGTTTGACCATGCGGTCTTCCAATGAATGGAAGCTGATAATCGCCAGCCTGCCCCCCGGTGCTAGCATCGACGGTAAACGCTCGAGCGCCAGTTCCAGGTTTCGGAGTTCGTCGTTTACAGCAATTCGCAAAGCTTGGAAAGTGCGAGTTGCCGGATCGATGCGATGATTCTTCGACCTCGGCACCACGCGTCGCACCAAGTCGGCCAACTCGGCGGCAGTTTCGATGGGATGATCCCGGCGAGTCTCCACAACCTTGCGCGCAATCCGCCGACTGAATCGCTCCTCGCCGTATTGATAGATGATGTCGGCCAGATGCTCGGCGCTGAGTCGCGAGATCAGCCGGCTGGCTGGCTCGCCGCGCGTGGGATCGAACCGCAGATCGAGCGGCCCATCCGCATGGAAACTAAACCCCCGCGAATCGTCCGCCAGTTGATCGCTGGAGAGCCCCAGGTCGAGCAAAATGCCATCGACCGCGTCGATGCCGAGCTCGTCGATCACCTCCGGAGCGTCGGCGTAGTTTGCATGCACGCAGCTTACGTTCGCGAGCCCCGCCAGTTTCGCTGCGGTGCGTTCGACCGCTTCGGGATCGCGATCGAGCCCAATCACACGGCCCTCCGCACCCACCAGGTCGGCAAACAATTGCGTGTGACCTCCGCCGCCGAGAGTACCATCGATCACTATAGCACCAGGCGAGAGAGCAAGCTGCGCGACGACTTCGTCGGGCATCACAGGAACATGAATCGTGGATTCTTCGGACATTTTGGCGCTTCGCAAGTGAATTCGAGGGCCAGATTGACGCAAGATCCAAGCTGCGACATGCTTTCCCGGCCTGTAGCTGCCAAGTATACTATGAACTATGCGAAGAATCTCTGCCGGGCTCGCGCGTTCGCATTTCAGGGGCAACGGCTTTCGCAGCACTAGCGTCTCGAATACTTGCAGCTACTTATCGCTATCCGCTTGCCACCTCAGCTTGGAGCATCCGATGACCGCTCGCACGACTTCCCTTGCGTTCCTTGCGACACTGCTTGTCATGAGCTGGCCTTGCTCGGTGGTGAAGGCCGATACGCAATCGCTCGATTTTCAGCTCTTGCCGTATACCGATACGGTCAATCGCCTGAATGTGACCGTGGAATCTTCGGGCAGTTCCGACTCGGAACTAGCCCGGCTCACTGGCAATTCGCTCGGCACCATCCGCTACGACATCGTCAATCGTACTCCGGTAATCGATCAGATTTCTTTCTCCGGTGGTGAAATCCGGGTGCTTGGCGAGAGTAGCGAAAATGCTTCGCTACGGCTCAACTACTCGATTCTCGGACGAGTCGACATCGCAGTGAACGAACTGCGAATCACCGTCGAAACGATCGATCCGCCAGGGAGCGTGGACACGAGCACGTTTCCGTTCGACGAACATGTAATTGTACCGACCAACGGCATCATGTCGGCCAAAGGTAGCGTGCTTGGCGTTGGTAGTATCGATGAGACAATCGATCTGACCCAAGAAGACATCTCGTTCACCCAGGCTGGGACTGCATCGATCAAACTCACCCAACTCTCGGCCATTGGAACTGAACGAACCTACGAAGTGAAGATTACGATACCGGTCGACACCACGGAGTCGTTCGAAGTAACCACGGGAGTGACAGCCGACATCACGCTGGAAGGACAGGTTGTCTCAAGCGATACGTTTACCATCCACGTGAACCCCGATGGTGACTTCAACAACGATGGCGTCGTGGATCTGGCCGACTACACCGTGTGGCGCGACAACCTCGGTGCGGCCGCAGGCACGTTGCCTAACGATCCGAATGCCGGCTCTGTCGGCTTTGCTCAGTACGAAACGTGGAAGGCGAACTTCGGCACCGCCTTGCCGCCCCCTCTCGCGACGGCCGCGGTTCCCGAGCCATCGTCGCTCGTGCTGCTGGGGGGCCTGTCGGCCTTGATCGTCGCGGGTCGTCGTTGGTAGCTGGCATCGACTTTGGGGAGAAGAATCGACGTCTTACCCCGAGCACATCTTGTGCTCGAGGCAGCGCGACGCCGGTAGACGCAGTACGGGCTGCGTGTGACCTCTCCGCCCTCGCTAGTATGGATTCCGTTCCTTGCGAGGTATTGCCCACCCACCGCACCAGTCGGAGGCGACTAGCTGGCGAGAGCGTGGCCGACCCTCGCCATTGGCAACGTAGGCCCACGGGGTGCGGATGGATCCCCGTGGTTCCAGGCAAACGAGCATTGGCTTGTGAGTTCGACCCCCTGCTTCCGTGCTCTTGTTTGTTGGATAACACCCAAAGTTATCCATCCCACAAACGTCGTCAACGCCGGAATGTGGCTGCTAGCAGTTAAGTTATGTTCATCGCTATCATGCACGAAGCGCGTATTCTTCGAGCAACGATCGACCTGCCCGCATTAAACTCTTTTTGAGTTTTTTTATCCGCCCGTTCGACAGGTCAACCGCTCGAACGTTTCGTAGAATGGGGCTAACATAGCTACCTGCATGGCGGCTATCATGCTTGCTATTCAATCGTATCCCCTGCCCTGCCCCTTTTGCCCGTACTGAGCCAAGCTGTGCCCGAAGACCCGTTATTCTTCGATTACGACCTGCCCCGCGAACTGATCGCGCAACAACCGCTCCGCAATCGGGCGGATGCCCGACTGATGGTGGTTAACCGATCGCGACAAGAGATCTCGCACTGGCACGTACGCGACTTGCCCGAGTTTCTTCGCCGTGGCGATCGGCTGGTGCTGAACGAGACCAAGGTGATTCCCGCCCAGCTTTTTGGGCGACGTAAGCAAACCGGCGGACAATGGCAGGGGCTGTTTCTCCGTGGTGAGGAAGATGGCCACTGGCGAATCGTATGCAAGACACGTGGGCGGCTGGCTCCCGGCGACGCAATCGTGCTGTTCGATCGCGATGGCCGCGACTCAATA containing:
- a CDS encoding tetratricopeptide repeat protein; the protein is MRKVILTSSLLAAITCPAWGGMPVLHSSSTEQPATAVQPKEKTHWWSRMWKSEPEKSEPTFFYRPPVEEPSTTERITTAMTDNAAVRAAKSWVTPNKDEAPQQVDPLSLAKPTGKPTPELMRMMAQTREGQQDIAGAREMYMKALAANPRSVKTLRALGHFEDRQNKLLDAERYYTQAVQIEPENPALLNDLALCLARQEKMLPSVQVLERAIALAPTKPLYRNNLATVLMELGDQQHAMQHLMAVHSQPAAYYNMAHLLEKRGQQEAALAHYAEALRLDPSMQPAELAVARLSNMADQQVAQVSPETTQQVAQTAMAPADSEQQQIEMPQIEWPSEPIQLPTGTSNANEPSFGPQLFPAGQ
- a CDS encoding coiled-coil domain-containing protein, producing MVQADNSPAQSSPSNSAWSQNVATALERLEGERIALADSDNARDLSIVEGVRRNLNATLELYSADGETLPSPPHGEVAHPLNSEVIKPNETSVVVLVKAEDEEPSRDALQRERRAARSEEAAREGAREQSEQRMQRALLELREQAEAQRKASDTFRETDRDRSPERRELGARREIEARMAREREQQRDHDILPQPERRDSPAVAAPHPRIVRALSEQQQQLMKLTERLEQLEQKVARLEKNSDRKPSGQSVLQPWGSSDSRANSPEQMKAMTDALRQRAEQREQALQQTRMQAELVKVQEQIERLVLEQHEMQQGLADAERRKAEVIKDIEQQLNSRRQALEELEQHDRELRAHRDELRKELEKRFRERMEQNNGRTRESNDRLRNEPSPRREVRRPAVPADAI
- the rsmH gene encoding 16S rRNA (cytosine(1402)-N(4))-methyltransferase RsmH, which gives rise to MSEESTIHVPVMPDEVVAQLALSPGAIVIDGTLGGGGHTQLFADLVGAEGRVIGLDRDPEAVERTAAKLAGLANVSCVHANYADAPEVIDELGIDAVDGILLDLGLSSDQLADDSRGFSFHADGPLDLRFDPTRGEPASRLISRLSAEHLADIIYQYGEERFSRRIARKVVETRRDHPIETAAELADLVRRVVPRSKNHRIDPATRTFQALRIAVNDELRNLELALERLPSMLAPGGRLAIISFHSLEDRMVKRAFRGHELLDVLTKKPLEASVAEQSVNPRSRSAKLRVAERPQTDPTGED
- a CDS encoding PEP-CTERM sorting domain-containing protein (PEP-CTERM proteins occur, often in large numbers, in the proteomes of bacteria that also encode an exosortase, a predicted intramembrane cysteine proteinase. The presence of a PEP-CTERM domain at a protein's C-terminus predicts cleavage within the sorting domain, followed by covalent anchoring to some some component of the (usually Gram-negative) cell surface. Many PEP-CTERM proteins exhibit an unusual sequence composition that includes large numbers of potential glycosylation sites. Expression of one such protein has been shown restore the ability of a bacterium to form floc, a type of biofilm.); translation: MTARTTSLAFLATLLVMSWPCSVVKADTQSLDFQLLPYTDTVNRLNVTVESSGSSDSELARLTGNSLGTIRYDIVNRTPVIDQISFSGGEIRVLGESSENASLRLNYSILGRVDIAVNELRITVETIDPPGSVDTSTFPFDEHVIVPTNGIMSAKGSVLGVGSIDETIDLTQEDISFTQAGTASIKLTQLSAIGTERTYEVKITIPVDTTESFEVTTGVTADITLEGQVVSSDTFTIHVNPDGDFNNDGVVDLADYTVWRDNLGAAAGTLPNDPNAGSVGFAQYETWKANFGTALPPPLATAAVPEPSSLVLLGGLSALIVAGRRW